One genomic window of Actinoplanes lobatus includes the following:
- a CDS encoding branched-chain amino acid ABC transporter permease, whose protein sequence is MTTETKTNKYGIGGARAKFGDRWAALPKWQRSLAFVAFVIFLYYLPYLGIPGLTWLRTDYIANGNNWAGVLFTCAVYVLIAIGLNVVIGLAGLLDLGYVGFFAVGAYSVALFGSTQSPIVKSLQAQFGLSEEWAVAWAVCIPIALCLAMISGVLLGGPTLRLRGDYLAIVTLGFGEIIRIVVRNVEWSGGPAGIAAIPGPQGKPSADNNIFGLIDAKPWYWLALTTVLLIVFLVRRLENSRVGRAWLAVREDEDAAAVMGVYPFKFKLWAFAIGAALGALSGLLYASRNGFIEPNMFNAQLSILFVAMVVVGGSGNMAGVALGAVLLAYLPERFREFSEWRFLVFGLALVIVMLLRPQGLIPSRRRSRELKDRQEEVAVGV, encoded by the coding sequence ATGACGACCGAAACGAAGACCAACAAGTACGGCATCGGTGGCGCGCGGGCGAAGTTCGGCGACCGGTGGGCTGCTCTGCCGAAGTGGCAGCGGTCGCTGGCGTTCGTCGCGTTCGTGATCTTCCTGTACTACCTGCCCTACCTGGGCATCCCGGGTCTGACGTGGCTGCGGACCGACTACATCGCGAACGGCAACAACTGGGCGGGTGTGCTGTTCACCTGTGCGGTGTACGTACTGATCGCGATCGGTCTGAACGTGGTGATCGGTCTGGCCGGCCTGCTCGACCTGGGCTATGTCGGCTTCTTCGCGGTCGGCGCGTACAGCGTGGCGCTGTTCGGGTCGACGCAGTCGCCGATCGTGAAGTCGTTGCAGGCCCAGTTCGGCCTGTCGGAGGAGTGGGCGGTCGCCTGGGCGGTCTGCATCCCGATCGCGCTGTGTCTGGCGATGATCTCGGGTGTGCTGCTGGGCGGCCCGACGCTGCGGCTGCGCGGCGACTATCTGGCGATCGTGACGCTGGGCTTCGGCGAGATCATCCGGATCGTGGTCCGTAACGTCGAGTGGTCCGGTGGTCCGGCCGGTATCGCCGCGATCCCGGGTCCGCAGGGCAAGCCGTCGGCGGACAACAACATCTTCGGTCTGATCGACGCGAAGCCGTGGTACTGGCTGGCGCTGACCACCGTGCTGCTGATCGTGTTCCTGGTGCGCCGGCTGGAGAACAGCCGGGTGGGCCGGGCGTGGCTGGCCGTCCGTGAGGACGAGGACGCGGCCGCGGTGATGGGCGTGTACCCGTTCAAGTTCAAGCTGTGGGCGTTCGCCATCGGCGCCGCCCTGGGCGCCCTGTCCGGGTTGCTGTACGCCAGCCGGAACGGGTTCATCGAGCCGAACATGTTCAACGCGCAGCTGTCGATCCTGTTCGTGGCGATGGTCGTGGTCGGTGGTTCGGGCAACATGGCAGGTGTGGCGCTGGGCGCCGTGCTGCTGGCGTACCTGCCGGAGCGGTTCCGGGAGTTCTCGGAGTGGCGGTTCTTGGTCTTCGGCCTGGCGCTGGTGATCGTGATGCTGCTGCGGCCGCAGGGCCTGATCCCGAGCCGGCGGCGGTCGCGCGAGTTGAAGGATCGTCAGGAGGAGGTGGCCGTAGGTGTCTGA
- a CDS encoding DUF3140 domain-containing protein — protein MADTDVYAEFRDAVNMTAGELKKWLGTEESKTVGQRSSPGAEPVGHHSGRKIIGILGKKRTELTEADEQHMRRVVGYVHRHTAQRPDGDVADSRWRRSLMNWGHDPLKK, from the coding sequence ATGGCTGACACCGACGTGTACGCCGAATTCCGTGATGCGGTGAACATGACCGCCGGCGAGCTGAAGAAATGGCTCGGAACCGAGGAATCGAAAACGGTCGGCCAGCGGTCGTCGCCGGGCGCCGAGCCGGTCGGGCACCACTCCGGCCGGAAGATCATCGGAATCCTCGGCAAGAAGAGGACCGAGCTGACCGAGGCCGACGAGCAACACATGCGCAGGGTCGTCGGCTACGTCCATCGGCACACGGCCCAGCGCCCCGACGGTGACGTGGCCGACAGCCGGTGGCGGCGCTCACTGATGAACTGGGGCCACGACCCGCTCAAGAAGTGA
- a CDS encoding hypervirulence associated TUDOR domain-containing protein has protein sequence MGKVEKSLAKGEPVIWRSHGEDVHGTVQQRITKRTGTAGRTVAASAEEPQYRVRSDKTGREAVHKPGALRHG, from the coding sequence ATGGGGAAAGTGGAGAAGAGCCTTGCGAAGGGTGAGCCGGTGATCTGGCGCAGCCATGGAGAGGATGTCCACGGCACCGTTCAGCAGAGGATCACCAAGCGGACCGGGACCGCCGGCCGGACCGTGGCAGCGTCGGCCGAGGAGCCGCAGTACAGGGTGCGCAGCGACAAGACCGGGCGTGAGGCGGTGCACAAGCCGGGGGCGTTACGTCATGGCTGA
- a CDS encoding class I SAM-dependent methyltransferase produces MTSHHSNETPTEAETRRGNRTWWDLDADDYQDEHGAFLGDVDFVWCPERLREADARLLGDVPGKKILELGAGAAAASRWLRREGARPVAMDLSGGMLRHAREAADRSGVGVPLVQADAMALPFAADSFDIVCTAFGAIPFVADSGAAMREVARVLRPGGSWVFSVTHPMRWIFWDEPGEDGLVARNSYFDRSPYVERDDDGTVTYLEQHRTLGDRVRELVAAGFVLRDLIEPEWPAGHEQEWGQWSPLRGRLFPGTAIFVCDLPKL; encoded by the coding sequence GTGACCTCGCACCACTCGAACGAGACTCCCACCGAAGCCGAGACGCGCCGCGGCAACCGGACCTGGTGGGACCTCGACGCCGATGACTACCAGGACGAACACGGCGCCTTCCTCGGCGACGTGGACTTCGTCTGGTGCCCCGAGCGGCTGCGCGAGGCCGACGCGCGGCTGCTCGGCGACGTACCGGGGAAAAAGATCCTGGAACTCGGCGCCGGCGCCGCGGCAGCCAGCCGGTGGCTGCGCCGCGAAGGCGCCCGCCCGGTCGCCATGGATCTCTCCGGGGGCATGCTGCGGCACGCGCGCGAGGCCGCGGACCGCAGCGGGGTAGGCGTGCCGCTCGTCCAGGCCGACGCGATGGCGCTGCCGTTCGCCGCGGACTCGTTCGACATCGTGTGCACGGCGTTCGGGGCCATCCCGTTCGTGGCCGACTCGGGCGCGGCCATGCGCGAAGTGGCGCGGGTGCTGCGGCCGGGCGGCAGCTGGGTGTTCTCGGTCACGCACCCGATGCGGTGGATCTTCTGGGACGAGCCCGGCGAGGACGGGCTGGTCGCCCGGAACTCGTACTTCGACCGCTCCCCCTACGTCGAGCGCGACGACGACGGGACGGTCACCTACCTGGAGCAGCACCGCACCCTGGGCGACCGGGTGCGTGAGCTGGTGGCGGCCGGGTTCGTGCTGCGCGACCTGATCGAGCCGGAGTGGCCGGCGGGCCACGAGCAGGAGTGGGGCCAGTGGAGCCCGCTGCGCGGACGGCTGTTCCCCGGGACCGCGATCTTCGTCTGCGACCTGCCGAAACTCTGA
- a CDS encoding branched-chain amino acid ABC transporter substrate-binding protein: MRRNYVRALGAVGLATAMLAAAGCQDSGGSGSTDASGSSCGKIAIFGAFTGPNAGLVLPSLNGAKLAVEQHNAANPDCQVTLQEFDTQGNADQATPIANQVAQDQSFTSVIGGHFSGESKATMPIYEAAGLVMVSPSATAAELTKAGNKSFHRVVGNDSTQAAAAVTYIKNTLKSQKVFLIDDGQTYGVGIIGEVKTGLGSLVANSDKVQTDQQNFDATISKIKSSGADLIAYGGYTNEAAPLLKQARAAGVTAKFLGFDGLYDPGFPSGAGEAAVGAIVTCPCLPAAEAGGTFSADFQKKYGEAPGSYGAEGYDGATILLEGYKAGKKTRADLLAWVDAYDKQGVSKYLKFDETGDVDKSKVVIWSYEIKAGGAFEPLSEIKLS, translated from the coding sequence TTGAGGCGTAACTATGTACGGGCCCTGGGTGCGGTCGGCCTCGCCACCGCGATGCTGGCTGCGGCCGGTTGTCAGGACTCCGGCGGGTCCGGATCCACTGACGCGTCCGGGTCGTCCTGCGGCAAGATTGCGATCTTCGGTGCTTTCACCGGTCCGAACGCGGGTCTGGTGCTGCCGTCGCTGAACGGCGCGAAGTTGGCCGTGGAGCAGCACAACGCGGCCAACCCCGACTGCCAGGTGACCCTGCAGGAGTTCGACACGCAGGGCAACGCCGACCAGGCGACGCCGATCGCGAACCAGGTGGCGCAGGACCAGTCGTTCACCTCGGTGATCGGTGGTCACTTCTCCGGTGAGTCGAAGGCGACCATGCCGATCTACGAGGCCGCCGGTCTCGTGATGGTGAGCCCGTCGGCGACCGCCGCGGAGCTGACCAAGGCGGGTAACAAGTCGTTCCACCGCGTGGTGGGTAACGACTCGACCCAGGCGGCCGCCGCGGTCACCTACATCAAGAACACTCTGAAGTCGCAGAAGGTCTTCCTGATCGACGATGGCCAGACCTACGGTGTGGGCATCATCGGCGAGGTGAAGACCGGTCTGGGTTCGCTGGTCGCCAACTCCGACAAGGTGCAGACGGACCAGCAGAACTTCGACGCGACCATTTCGAAGATCAAGTCGTCGGGCGCGGACCTGATCGCGTACGGCGGTTACACGAACGAGGCGGCTCCGCTGCTCAAGCAGGCCCGTGCGGCCGGCGTGACGGCGAAGTTCCTGGGCTTCGACGGTCTGTACGACCCCGGTTTCCCGTCGGGTGCCGGTGAGGCCGCGGTCGGCGCGATCGTGACCTGCCCGTGTCTGCCGGCCGCTGAGGCGGGTGGCACCTTCTCGGCCGACTTCCAGAAGAAGTACGGCGAGGCTCCGGGTTCGTACGGTGCTGAGGGCTACGACGGCGCGACGATCCTGCTCGAGGGTTACAAGGCGGGCAAGAAGACCCGTGCCGACCTGCTCGCGTGGGTGGACGCGTACGACAAGCAGGGCGTCTCGAAGTACCTGAAGTTCGACGAGACCGGCGACGTGGACAAGTCCAAGGTCGTCATCTGGTCGTACGAGATCAAGGCCGGCGGCGCGTTCGAGCCGCTGTCGGAGATCAAGCTCAGCTGA
- a CDS encoding ABC transporter ATP-binding protein, whose protein sequence is MSENTEVLLDVDHVTLRFGGVVALNDVSFSINKGEILGLIGPNGAGKTTCFNVMTGVYKPTEGKVAFDGQTITGKRPHAINRMGIARTFQNIRLFPEMTALENVMVGADSQHVTSVPGALFRLYRVRPKEEELPQVTSSNGIVRAWQEIRRTSAKIFGISRHTLEERAGERKALDLLKFVGITGRANDLARNLPYGDQRRLEIARALATEPKLLCLDEPAAGFNPAEKEDLMNLIRRIRDLGYTVLLIEHDMRLVMGVTDRIVVLEFGKKIAEGTPAEVRENPKVIAAYLGETADAS, encoded by the coding sequence GTGTCTGAGAACACCGAGGTGCTGCTCGACGTCGACCACGTGACGCTGCGATTCGGCGGTGTGGTGGCGCTCAACGACGTGAGCTTCAGTATCAACAAGGGTGAGATCCTCGGCCTGATCGGCCCGAACGGCGCCGGCAAGACGACCTGCTTCAACGTGATGACGGGCGTCTACAAGCCGACCGAGGGCAAGGTCGCGTTCGACGGCCAGACGATCACCGGCAAGCGGCCGCACGCGATCAACCGGATGGGCATCGCCCGGACGTTCCAGAACATCCGGCTCTTCCCGGAGATGACGGCGCTCGAGAACGTCATGGTGGGCGCCGACTCGCAGCACGTCACCAGTGTTCCGGGTGCGCTGTTCCGGCTGTACCGGGTGCGCCCGAAGGAGGAGGAGCTGCCTCAGGTCACCTCCTCCAACGGCATTGTGCGGGCGTGGCAGGAGATCCGTCGTACGTCGGCGAAGATCTTCGGCATCTCGCGGCACACGCTGGAGGAGCGGGCCGGCGAGCGCAAGGCGCTGGATCTGCTGAAGTTCGTCGGGATCACCGGCCGGGCCAACGACCTGGCGCGGAACCTGCCGTACGGTGACCAGCGGCGCCTGGAGATCGCGCGGGCTCTGGCCACCGAGCCGAAGCTGCTCTGCCTGGACGAGCCGGCCGCCGGCTTCAACCCGGCGGAGAAGGAAGACCTGATGAACCTGATCAGGCGGATCCGGGATCTGGGCTACACGGTCCTGCTGATCGAGCACGACATGCGCCTGGTGATGGGTGTGACCGACCGGATCGTGGTGCTGGAGTTCGGCAAGAAGATCGCCGAGGGCACGCCGGCCGAGGTCCGGGAGAACCCGAAGGTGATCGCCGCGTACCTGGGGGAGACCGCAGATGCTTCTTGA
- a CDS encoding ArsR/SmtB family transcription factor, with protein MPIRSMPMEAGTGLGADLAPIGPALGGGALDEDQAGHLAGPFKALGDPVRLRLMSMIASAADGEICVCDLSAEFPLTGPTISHHLRILREAGLVDCSRRGTWVYYRPVPAALTRLAGVLDARHTTVCP; from the coding sequence ATGCCGATCCGATCGATGCCGATGGAGGCCGGCACCGGCCTCGGCGCTGACCTCGCACCGATCGGCCCGGCGCTCGGGGGTGGAGCGCTGGACGAGGATCAGGCCGGGCACCTCGCCGGGCCGTTCAAGGCGCTGGGTGACCCGGTCCGGCTGCGCCTCATGTCGATGATCGCCTCGGCCGCGGACGGGGAGATCTGCGTCTGCGACCTCAGCGCCGAGTTCCCGCTCACCGGCCCCACCATCTCGCACCATCTGCGGATCCTCCGGGAGGCCGGCCTGGTCGACTGCTCCCGCCGAGGCACCTGGGTCTACTACCGGCCCGTCCCCGCCGCACTCACCCGCCTGGCCGGCGTCCTGGATGCCCGCCACACGACCGTCTGCCCTTGA
- a CDS encoding branched-chain amino acid ABC transporter permease: protein MNFDELFGHLGQHTVDGLSKGAIYALVALGYTLVYGVLKLINFAHSEVFMVGTFAVLGTWTALGATSNPSVGMMILFLLAGLVAGAVASGATAVGVELIAYRRLRRMNAPPLIFLITAIGLSLVLSEAFGLWQGRLIKGMPTIVEREVLFTIGNTEITNTQLLTIVSALVMMVLLDVFINRTRYGRGVRAVAQNPDTAALMGVNKDRVILLIFLLGGLLAGAAALLYNVRYGNTRFNVGFLLGLKAFTAAVLGGIGNLRGALLGGLLLGVVEVYAATLTQSNWEDVAAFVVLVVVLLFRPTGLLGESLGRARA from the coding sequence GTGAACTTCGATGAACTCTTCGGGCACCTGGGCCAGCACACGGTGGACGGCTTGTCCAAGGGCGCTATCTACGCTCTTGTCGCGCTGGGCTACACCCTGGTCTACGGCGTCTTGAAGCTGATCAACTTCGCCCACTCGGAAGTCTTCATGGTGGGTACTTTCGCGGTCCTGGGGACCTGGACCGCGCTCGGGGCCACAAGCAACCCGAGTGTCGGAATGATGATCCTGTTCCTGTTGGCCGGTCTGGTGGCCGGTGCGGTCGCGTCGGGCGCCACCGCGGTGGGCGTGGAGTTGATCGCCTACCGGCGGTTGCGGCGGATGAACGCGCCGCCGCTGATCTTCCTGATCACGGCGATCGGCCTGTCGCTGGTGCTGTCCGAGGCGTTCGGCCTGTGGCAGGGCCGGTTGATCAAGGGCATGCCGACGATCGTGGAGCGGGAGGTCCTGTTCACGATCGGGAACACCGAGATCACGAACACGCAGTTGCTGACGATCGTGTCGGCGCTGGTGATGATGGTTCTCCTGGACGTGTTCATCAACCGCACCCGGTACGGGCGTGGCGTGCGTGCGGTTGCGCAGAACCCGGACACGGCGGCGCTGATGGGCGTCAACAAGGACCGGGTGATCCTGCTGATCTTCCTGCTCGGTGGTCTTCTGGCGGGGGCCGCCGCGCTGCTCTACAACGTCCGGTACGGCAACACCCGGTTCAACGTGGGCTTCCTGCTCGGTCTGAAGGCGTTCACGGCGGCGGTTCTCGGCGGTATCGGTAACCTGCGCGGCGCACTGCTCGGTGGTCTGCTGCTGGGTGTCGTCGAGGTGTACGCGGCCACGCTGACCCAGTCGAACTGGGAGGACGTGGCGGCGTTCGTGGTGCTGGTCGTGGTGCTGCTGTTCCGTCCGACCGGCCTGCTCGGCGAGTCGTTGGGGAGGGCCCGCGCATGA
- the polA gene encoding DNA polymerase I: MSDDAQTPRLLLLDGHSLAYRAFFALPVENFSTHTGQPTNAVFGFTSMLINMLRDEKPTHIVVAFDVSRISFRTEKYAEYKAGRSETPKPFLGQVSLIKEVLEALRIPVVEKPGYEADDVIGTLATQGRAAGMEVVISTGDRDAFQLAGDHVTILYPVRGVSDVWRMTPEAIEAKYFVPPSRYRDKAALVGEASDNLTGVPGVGDKTAAKWIKEYGGLDGIVANVDKIKGKVGDNLRAHLADVLRNYDLNALVCDLELPLAPADVRWEGWDREAVHQVFDALEFRVLRERLYSYLEAVEPEAEAGFDLDASVLSSGGVAAWLREHAGTAPVGVAVTGAFGRGAGRLTGVAVATAGGPAAWFDPATLDEDDERAVAAWLAEPSRPKVIHDAKPALLAFHAHGWQLAGVTTDTALAAYLAKPDQRAYDLNDLALRYLKRELRVEEPPDGQLALSFETTDDNSAEQAVMLRARATLDLAEVLTAELSRDGGESVRLLADVEQPLSVVLAEMERRGIAADTDYLSELESHFAAEVKAAQQAAHEVVGREFNLGSPKQLQEILFVERNLPKTKKIKSGYTTDADALTNLFEQTGDPLLAHLLRHRDVAKLKSTVDGLLKSVSDDGRIHTTFNQTVAATGRLSSTDPNLQNIPIRTEEGRRIRRAFVVGPGFDQLMTADYSQIEMRIMAHLSGDDALIAAFNSGADFHAATASSVFHVGLDAVTPDQRRKIKAMNYGLAYGLSAFGLSNQLSISTEEARTLMTEYFERFGGVRDYLQAVVQRAGKDGYTATILGRRRYLPDLSSDNRQRREMAERMALNAPIQGSAADIIKIAMLRVDEALKDSGLTSRMLLQVHDELVFEVAPGEREPLEELARREMGAAYPLSVPLEVSIGAGRDWNGADH, encoded by the coding sequence GTGAGCGACGACGCCCAGACCCCCCGACTGCTGCTGCTCGACGGCCACTCGCTGGCCTACCGGGCCTTCTTCGCGCTGCCCGTGGAGAATTTCAGCACCCACACCGGTCAGCCGACCAACGCCGTGTTCGGTTTCACGTCGATGCTCATCAACATGCTGCGCGACGAGAAGCCGACCCATATCGTGGTCGCCTTCGATGTCTCCCGCATCTCCTTCCGCACCGAGAAGTATGCGGAGTACAAGGCCGGCCGCTCCGAGACGCCGAAGCCGTTCCTGGGTCAGGTCAGCCTGATCAAGGAGGTGCTGGAGGCGCTGCGCATCCCGGTCGTGGAGAAACCCGGCTACGAGGCCGACGACGTCATCGGCACCCTGGCCACTCAGGGCCGCGCCGCCGGCATGGAAGTGGTCATCTCCACCGGTGACCGGGACGCCTTCCAGCTCGCCGGCGACCACGTCACCATCCTCTACCCGGTGCGCGGCGTCTCCGACGTGTGGCGGATGACGCCGGAGGCCATCGAGGCGAAGTACTTCGTGCCCCCCTCGCGCTACCGCGACAAGGCCGCCCTGGTCGGCGAGGCCAGCGACAACCTGACCGGCGTGCCCGGCGTCGGCGACAAGACCGCCGCCAAGTGGATCAAGGAGTACGGCGGGCTCGACGGCATCGTGGCGAACGTCGACAAGATCAAGGGAAAGGTCGGCGACAACCTGCGCGCCCACCTCGCCGACGTGCTGCGCAACTACGACCTCAACGCCCTGGTCTGCGATCTGGAGCTGCCGCTGGCCCCGGCCGACGTGCGCTGGGAGGGCTGGGACCGCGAGGCGGTGCACCAGGTCTTCGACGCCCTCGAGTTCCGGGTGCTGCGTGAGCGGTTGTATTCGTACCTGGAGGCCGTCGAGCCGGAGGCCGAGGCCGGGTTCGACCTCGACGCGTCCGTGCTGAGCTCCGGCGGCGTCGCCGCGTGGCTGCGTGAGCACGCCGGCACCGCCCCGGTCGGCGTCGCCGTCACCGGCGCGTTCGGCCGCGGCGCGGGCCGGCTCACCGGCGTGGCCGTCGCCACCGCGGGCGGGCCCGCCGCCTGGTTCGACCCGGCCACCCTCGACGAGGACGACGAACGCGCCGTCGCCGCCTGGCTGGCCGAGCCGTCCCGGCCCAAGGTCATCCACGACGCGAAACCGGCGCTGCTCGCCTTCCACGCCCACGGCTGGCAGCTCGCCGGCGTCACCACCGACACCGCCCTCGCCGCCTACCTGGCCAAACCCGACCAGCGGGCGTACGACCTGAACGACCTCGCCCTGCGCTACCTCAAGCGGGAGCTGCGCGTCGAGGAGCCACCGGACGGTCAGCTCGCCCTCTCCTTCGAGACCACCGACGACAACTCCGCCGAGCAGGCCGTGATGCTGCGCGCCCGGGCCACCCTCGACCTGGCCGAGGTCCTGACCGCCGAGCTGTCCCGCGACGGCGGCGAGTCGGTCCGGCTGCTCGCCGACGTCGAACAGCCCCTGTCGGTCGTCCTCGCCGAGATGGAGCGGCGCGGCATCGCCGCCGACACCGACTACCTGTCCGAGCTGGAGTCGCACTTCGCCGCCGAGGTGAAGGCCGCCCAGCAGGCCGCCCACGAGGTCGTCGGCCGCGAGTTCAACCTCGGCTCACCCAAGCAGCTCCAGGAGATCCTCTTCGTCGAACGCAACCTGCCGAAGACGAAGAAGATCAAGTCGGGGTACACGACCGACGCCGACGCGCTCACCAACCTGTTCGAGCAGACCGGCGACCCCCTGCTGGCCCACCTGCTGCGCCACCGCGACGTCGCCAAGCTCAAGTCGACCGTCGACGGCCTGCTCAAGTCGGTCTCCGACGACGGCCGCATCCACACCACCTTCAACCAGACCGTCGCCGCCACCGGCCGGCTCTCGTCGACCGACCCCAACCTGCAGAACATCCCGATCCGCACCGAGGAGGGCCGGCGCATCCGCCGCGCCTTCGTCGTCGGCCCCGGCTTCGACCAGCTGATGACCGCCGACTACAGCCAGATCGAAATGCGGATCATGGCGCACCTGTCCGGCGACGACGCGCTGATCGCCGCGTTCAACTCCGGCGCCGACTTCCACGCCGCCACCGCCTCGTCGGTCTTCCACGTCGGCCTCGACGCGGTCACCCCCGACCAGCGGCGCAAGATCAAAGCAATGAACTACGGCCTGGCGTACGGGTTGAGCGCCTTCGGCCTCTCCAATCAGCTGAGCATCTCCACCGAGGAGGCGCGCACCCTGATGACGGAGTACTTCGAACGGTTCGGCGGCGTCCGCGACTACCTCCAGGCCGTCGTCCAGCGCGCCGGGAAGGACGGCTACACCGCCACCATCCTCGGCCGCCGGCGCTACCTGCCCGACCTGAGCAGCGACAACCGCCAACGCCGCGAAATGGCCGAGCGCATGGCCCTCAACGCCCCCATCCAGGGTTCCGCCGCCGACATCATCAAGATCGCGATGCTGCGCGTCGACGAGGCCCTCAAGGACAGCGGCCTCACCTCCCGCATGCTCCTGCAGGTCCACGACGAACTGGTCTTCGAGGTCGCCCCCGGCGAACGCGAACCCCTCGAGGAACTCGCCCGCCGCGAGATGGGCGCCGCCTACCCCCTGTCCGTGCCTCTGGAGGTCTCCATCGGCGCGGGCCGCGACTGGAACGGCGCCGACCACTGA
- a CDS encoding ABC transporter ATP-binding protein — MLLELDDITLRYGRIEALHGLSIHVEEGEIVALIGANGAGKTTTMRAISGLNPLASGKIRFAGKDITTMRADLRVPLGICQSPEGRGVFPGMTVLENLDMGAYTRKDRAGVAADLKRVFELFPRLEERQKQISGTMSGGEQQMLAVGRALMARPKLLLLDEPSMGLAPMIIQQIFDIIVEINQQGTTVLLVEQNAQQALARAHRGYVLETGRIVKEGTGQDLLHDPAVKEAYLGVA, encoded by the coding sequence ATGCTTCTTGAGCTCGACGACATCACTCTGCGGTACGGGCGGATCGAGGCGCTGCACGGCCTGAGCATCCACGTCGAAGAGGGCGAGATCGTGGCCCTGATCGGCGCGAACGGCGCCGGCAAGACGACCACGATGCGGGCCATCTCGGGGCTGAACCCGCTGGCGTCCGGCAAGATCCGGTTCGCCGGCAAGGACATCACCACGATGCGTGCCGACCTGCGGGTGCCGCTGGGCATCTGCCAGTCGCCCGAGGGCCGTGGCGTGTTCCCCGGCATGACGGTGCTGGAGAACCTGGACATGGGCGCCTACACCCGCAAGGACCGGGCCGGTGTCGCAGCCGACCTGAAGCGGGTGTTCGAGCTGTTCCCCCGCCTGGAGGAGCGGCAGAAGCAGATCAGCGGCACGATGTCCGGCGGTGAGCAGCAGATGCTCGCGGTCGGGCGGGCGCTGATGGCCCGGCCGAAGCTGCTGCTGCTGGACGAGCCGTCGATGGGCCTCGCCCCGATGATCATCCAGCAGATCTTCGACATCATCGTGGAGATCAACCAGCAGGGCACCACGGTGCTGCTGGTGGAGCAGAACGCGCAGCAGGCGCTGGCCCGCGCCCACCGCGGGTACGTGCTGGAGACCGGCCGGATCGTCAAGGAGGGCACCGGCCAGGACCTCCTGCACGACCCGGCGGTCAAGGAGGCGTACCTCGGCGTCGCCTGA
- a CDS encoding ANTAR domain-containing response regulator: MADTQAGAERKRVLIAEDEALIRLDLAEMLVEEGYDVVGEAGDGETAVRLAEDLKPDLVILDIKMPIMDGLAAAERIAGGRIAPVVILTAFSQRDLVERARAAGAMAYLVKPFQKSDLVPAIEIALSRYSEISALESEVAGLTERLETRKSVERAKGELMTKYSMTEPQAFKWIQRTAMDHRMTMREVADRILAEQQAEADPPR, from the coding sequence GTGGCCGACACGCAGGCTGGTGCCGAGCGCAAGCGGGTGCTCATCGCCGAGGACGAGGCCCTCATCCGTCTGGACCTCGCCGAGATGCTCGTCGAAGAGGGCTATGACGTGGTCGGCGAGGCGGGTGACGGTGAGACGGCCGTGCGCCTGGCCGAGGACCTGAAGCCGGATCTGGTGATCCTCGACATCAAGATGCCGATCATGGACGGTCTGGCGGCGGCGGAGCGGATCGCCGGTGGGCGGATCGCGCCGGTGGTGATTCTGACGGCGTTCAGTCAGCGTGATCTGGTGGAGCGGGCGCGGGCGGCGGGTGCGATGGCGTACCTGGTGAAGCCGTTCCAGAAGTCGGATCTGGTGCCGGCGATCGAGATCGCGTTGTCACGGTATTCGGAGATCTCGGCGTTGGAGTCGGAGGTCGCGGGGCTGACGGAGCGTCTGGAGACGCGGAAGTCGGTGGAGCGGGCCAAGGGCGAGCTGATGACGAAGTATTCGATGACGGAGCCGCAGGCGTTCAAGTGGATTCAGCGGACGGCGATGGATCATCGGATGACGATGCGTGAGGTGGCTGACCGGATTCTGGCCGAGCAGCAGGCGGAGGCTGATCCGCCGAGATGA